The Devosia sp. SD17-2 genome includes a region encoding these proteins:
- a CDS encoding cyclopropane-fatty-acyl-phospholipid synthase family protein: protein MSKSVVDHSQTGVTLWTRFASRLVERIGVALIGKPTHGAITVILPNDRTRTLGSPQTGEHSVLRLKNFNVIGEAMKRGTVGFAAAYMNGDIEVDNLTALFRFFLQNRAMFEKANPGFFRRAAADLHYHLSRRNTLEGSKKNIAEHYDLGNDFYGLWLDPSMTYSSAVFTSGDQSLEAAQLAKYHRVADMAGVTPGASVLEIGCGWGGFAETVARDYKAHLRGITLSAEQLKFGKERLARQGLDALATLVFEDYRHTEGQFDHVCSIEMIEAVGEDNWPSYFQTVHDRLKPGGTASIQAITIDEADFDGYRSGPDFIQRYIFPGGMLLTKTVMAEFGEKYGLVLENVETFGQSYARTLRLWRERFLERWPMITPLGYDEQFRRKWVYYLSYCEAGFAEGVIDVGIYQYRRPV, encoded by the coding sequence ATGAGCAAATCCGTTGTCGACCACTCCCAAACCGGCGTTACGCTCTGGACCCGATTTGCCTCAAGGCTGGTCGAGCGGATCGGCGTTGCCCTGATCGGTAAGCCGACCCACGGCGCGATTACCGTTATCCTGCCCAATGACCGTACCCGGACGCTGGGCAGTCCGCAGACCGGCGAGCATTCCGTGCTGCGGCTGAAGAATTTCAACGTGATCGGCGAGGCAATGAAGCGCGGCACCGTCGGCTTCGCGGCGGCCTATATGAACGGCGATATCGAGGTGGACAATCTCACCGCGCTGTTCCGCTTCTTCCTGCAGAACCGCGCGATGTTCGAGAAGGCCAATCCCGGCTTTTTCCGCCGCGCTGCCGCCGACCTCCACTATCACCTGTCGCGGCGCAACACGCTCGAGGGCTCCAAGAAAAACATCGCCGAGCACTATGACCTCGGCAATGATTTCTATGGTCTCTGGCTTGATCCCTCGATGACCTATTCATCGGCTGTGTTCACCTCGGGCGACCAGAGCCTCGAGGCTGCGCAGCTGGCCAAATATCACCGCGTCGCTGATATGGCGGGGGTCACGCCCGGCGCGTCCGTTCTCGAAATCGGCTGCGGCTGGGGCGGCTTTGCTGAAACTGTCGCGCGCGACTACAAGGCTCATCTCCGCGGCATCACACTTTCGGCCGAACAGCTCAAATTCGGCAAGGAGCGGCTGGCCCGGCAGGGGCTCGACGCGCTCGCTACTCTTGTCTTCGAAGACTATCGCCACACCGAAGGCCAGTTCGACCACGTCTGCTCGATCGAGATGATCGAAGCCGTGGGCGAGGACAATTGGCCAAGCTATTTCCAGACTGTGCATGACAGGCTGAAGCCCGGTGGCACCGCATCGATCCAGGCCATCACCATCGACGAGGCGGATTTTGACGGCTATCGCAGCGGCCCCGATTTCATCCAGCGCTACATTTTTCCCGGCGGCATGCTTCTGACCAAGACGGTCATGGCCGAGTTCGGAGAGAAATACGGCTTGGTGCTCGAAAACGTCGAAACCTTTGGCCAGTCCTATGCCAGGACGCTGCGGCTGTGGCGTGAGCGCTTCCTGGAGCGTTGGCCGATGATCACCCCGCTCGGCTATGACGAGCAGTTCAGGCGCAAGTGGGTCTACTACCTCTCCTATTGCGAGGCGGGCTTTGCTGAAGGCGTCATCGACGTCGGTATCTACCAGTATCGTCGCCCCGTCTGA
- the recJ gene encoding single-stranded-DNA-specific exonuclease RecJ: protein MLETRRNFLDVTQSVSGRSWVDRLDSAGTRLAGAIAQKTGVSDILARILAGRNVDLDGAGLYLEPTIRALMPDPSTLTDMDALAERIAKAVTDKEAIALFGDYDVDGASSCALMVRFLGHFGLNPQVHIPDRIFEGYGPNIAAMDKLIDAGASLIITLDCGTTSDAPIRHARGRGVDVLVIDHHLADHDLPPANALVNPNRPDDISGLGYLCAAGVTFMVLVAVNRALRQQGAAGLPDLMRLLDIVALGTVCDVVPLVGLNRAFVLRGLEVARRGDNPGMAALALASRVSGPLNPYHLGFLIGPRINAGGRIGNAALGTQLLALDDEHQAMVIAARLDELNTERQRIEVEAVEEATAVAAAEIGAGEGPPVLVLASESWHPGIVGLIAARLKERFDRPAFAIALHPDGHGTGSGRSVPGVDLGSAVIAAVDSGLIPKGGGHAMAAGVTLRPGEIGAFRSFLAEKLVSSVEAARAASALKVDAALTARGASVDLLHTIEKAGPFGSGNPNPVFVFPAHRARFAQIVGKGGHVSFSLASDDGARLKAIAFRAAGTPLGDVLLRDTEAPLHFAGGLSIDHYQGREQVQFRLTDIARPAR, encoded by the coding sequence ATGCTGGAAACACGGCGCAATTTTCTGGATGTTACCCAGTCGGTCTCCGGCCGCTCGTGGGTTGATCGGCTCGACAGTGCTGGCACGCGGCTGGCCGGGGCCATAGCCCAGAAGACGGGCGTCTCCGATATTCTCGCGCGCATTCTTGCCGGTCGAAACGTCGATCTCGATGGCGCCGGCCTCTATCTCGAGCCGACGATCCGCGCCTTGATGCCGGACCCATCCACGCTCACCGACATGGACGCGCTGGCCGAGCGGATCGCTAAGGCTGTCACCGATAAGGAAGCCATCGCGCTCTTTGGAGATTACGACGTCGACGGCGCTTCTTCCTGCGCGCTGATGGTGCGTTTTCTCGGCCATTTCGGGCTGAACCCGCAGGTGCATATTCCCGACCGCATCTTTGAAGGCTATGGCCCTAATATTGCGGCCATGGACAAGTTGATCGACGCCGGCGCCAGCCTCATCATCACGCTCGATTGCGGCACCACCAGCGACGCCCCAATCCGGCATGCGCGCGGCCGTGGCGTGGATGTGCTGGTCATCGATCACCATCTGGCCGACCACGATCTGCCGCCGGCCAATGCGCTGGTCAATCCCAACCGTCCGGACGACATTTCCGGGCTCGGCTATCTTTGCGCTGCCGGCGTCACCTTCATGGTGCTGGTGGCAGTCAATCGTGCGCTGCGCCAGCAGGGCGCCGCCGGCCTGCCGGACCTGATGCGCCTCCTCGATATCGTGGCGCTGGGCACGGTCTGCGACGTGGTCCCGCTGGTCGGGCTGAACCGCGCCTTCGTGCTGCGCGGCCTCGAAGTGGCGCGCCGCGGCGACAATCCGGGCATGGCTGCCCTGGCGCTGGCTTCGCGCGTTTCAGGGCCGCTCAACCCCTACCACCTCGGCTTTCTCATCGGCCCGCGTATCAATGCCGGCGGCCGCATCGGCAATGCCGCGCTCGGCACGCAATTGCTGGCGCTGGACGATGAGCATCAGGCCATGGTGATTGCCGCGCGCCTCGATGAACTCAACACCGAACGCCAGCGCATCGAGGTCGAAGCGGTGGAGGAAGCGACCGCCGTCGCGGCTGCCGAAATCGGTGCGGGGGAGGGGCCGCCTGTGCTCGTTCTCGCTTCGGAAAGCTGGCACCCCGGTATTGTCGGCCTGATCGCCGCGCGTCTCAAGGAGCGGTTCGATCGTCCGGCTTTTGCCATCGCGCTCCATCCCGACGGTCATGGCACCGGCTCCGGGCGCTCTGTGCCCGGCGTCGACCTCGGCTCGGCGGTGATTGCTGCCGTGGACAGCGGGCTCATCCCCAAGGGTGGTGGTCACGCCATGGCGGCGGGCGTCACTCTGCGTCCCGGCGAAATCGGCGCCTTCCGCTCTTTTCTCGCTGAAAAACTGGTGTCGAGCGTCGAGGCTGCGCGGGCGGCCTCCGCCCTGAAAGTGGATGCGGCGCTGACCGCTCGTGGCGCCAGTGTCGACCTCCTCCACACCATCGAAAAGGCCGGCCCATTCGGCTCGGGCAATCCCAATCCGGTTTTCGTTTTTCCCGCCCATCGCGCGCGGTTCGCACAGATCGTCGGCAAGGGCGGACATGTCAGCTTCTCCCTCGCTTCCGACGACGGCGCGCGATTGAAAGCCATTGCCTTTCGTGCAGCCGGCACCCCGCTCGGCGATGTGCTGCTGCGCGATACCGAAGCGCCTTTGCACTTCGCCGGGGGCCTTTCCATTGATCATTACCAGGGCCGTGAACAGGTCCAGTTCCGCCTCACCGACATCGCCCGCCCGGCGCGCTGA
- the glpX gene encoding class II fructose-bisphosphatase, whose product MKLSKVEDGKSPTNLHRSLTLEMVRVTERAAIAAAEWRGKGDEKAADDAAVAAMKSELDNVAISGRIVIGEGEEHECDNLYIGQPVGTGQGPEVDIAVDPLEGVTLCAKNQPDSIVVLAMAERGGLLNVARNVYMHKIAIGADYAPETVHVDWSATENVRSLAKAKQVPLAEITAIVLDRPRHAGLIEELRTAGVSVKLLSDGDIAGVIHAVNTADTGVDIYLGSGGAPEGVLAAAALRCIGGHMEGKLILDTPTKRQRAHEMGIADPNRIYTVGDLASGDVLFAATGITDGTLLEGVRLRRTNVETSTIVMRSWSQTTRWIKARHSR is encoded by the coding sequence ATGAAGCTCAGCAAGGTCGAAGACGGCAAGAGCCCAACCAATCTGCACCGCTCGCTGACGCTTGAAATGGTGCGGGTGACCGAACGCGCCGCCATTGCCGCTGCCGAATGGCGCGGCAAGGGCGACGAGAAGGCGGCTGATGACGCCGCTGTCGCCGCCATGAAGTCCGAACTCGACAATGTGGCCATCTCTGGCCGCATCGTCATCGGTGAGGGCGAAGAGCACGAGTGCGACAATCTCTATATCGGCCAGCCGGTTGGTACGGGACAGGGGCCCGAGGTCGACATTGCCGTCGACCCGCTCGAAGGCGTCACCCTCTGCGCCAAGAACCAGCCTGATTCCATCGTCGTCCTGGCCATGGCTGAGCGCGGCGGGCTGCTCAACGTCGCCCGTAACGTCTACATGCACAAGATCGCCATCGGCGCCGACTATGCGCCCGAGACCGTGCATGTCGATTGGTCGGCAACGGAAAATGTGCGTTCGCTCGCCAAGGCCAAGCAGGTGCCGCTGGCCGAGATCACCGCAATCGTGCTCGACCGGCCGCGCCATGCGGGGCTGATCGAGGAACTGCGCACCGCCGGCGTTTCGGTAAAGCTCCTCAGCGATGGCGACATTGCCGGGGTCATCCACGCCGTGAACACGGCGGACACAGGCGTTGATATCTATCTCGGCTCCGGTGGTGCCCCCGAAGGCGTGCTCGCTGCGGCAGCGCTGCGCTGCATTGGCGGTCACATGGAGGGCAAGCTTATCCTCGACACGCCCACCAAGCGCCAGCGCGCTCATGAGATGGGCATCGCCGACCCCAATCGCATCTATACGGTTGGTGATCTCGCCTCCGGTGACGTATTGTTCGCCGCCACCGGCATTACCGACGGCACGTTGCTCGAGGGCGTTCGGCTGCGTCGGACCAATGTCGAAACCAGCACCATCGTCATGCGCTCCTGGAGCCAGACCACCCGCTGGATCAAGGCCCGCCATTCGCGGTAG
- a CDS encoding homoserine dehydrogenase encodes MAEFGDTETQTPLRIGVAGLGNVGATLVRILQKDGNELNKKLGRQLQVTAVAARSRSRDRGIDISGIEWFDDPVALAKSDGIDLFVELIGGEDGPAFAAVKAALEIGRPVVTANKALLAKHGVALARMAEESGAQLGFEAAVAGGIPVIKTLREGLGSARIAKVFGIMNGTCNYILTRMGNEGISFADCLKDAQALGYAETDPTFDVEGYDTAHKLSILATLCFGYEIAPDKMRVEGISSITQHDIQVAADLGYKIKLLGIAERTESGIEQRVHPTFVPKGSAIAGVDGVMNAVALETDHVHELLLAGPGAGGPPTASSVLSDILDIARGTRVPPLGVPSDELLPYVEAPMRAHEGGFYIRLSAKDVPGALAAIATRMGDKSISIDSVIQRSDLGAKAVAPDGSPARTVVMITQQTLESSVREALAQIAADGFIVGEPQLIRIERL; translated from the coding sequence ATGGCCGAATTCGGCGACACAGAAACCCAGACGCCCCTGCGCATTGGCGTGGCGGGGCTGGGCAATGTTGGCGCTACCCTTGTCCGTATCCTGCAAAAGGACGGCAATGAGCTGAACAAGAAACTGGGCCGGCAATTGCAGGTGACGGCCGTTGCCGCGCGCTCGCGTTCCCGCGACCGCGGCATTGATATTTCTGGCATCGAGTGGTTCGACGATCCCGTCGCGCTCGCCAAGTCGGACGGTATCGACCTGTTCGTCGAGCTCATCGGTGGTGAAGACGGCCCGGCCTTTGCCGCTGTCAAAGCTGCCCTCGAGATTGGCCGCCCGGTGGTCACCGCCAACAAGGCGCTGCTCGCCAAGCATGGCGTGGCGCTGGCCCGCATGGCCGAAGAATCTGGCGCCCAGCTCGGTTTTGAAGCCGCTGTTGCGGGTGGCATTCCCGTCATCAAGACGCTGCGCGAGGGCCTCGGTTCGGCCCGTATCGCCAAGGTGTTCGGCATCATGAACGGAACCTGCAACTATATCCTCACCCGCATGGGCAATGAGGGCATCAGCTTTGCCGATTGCCTCAAGGATGCGCAGGCGCTGGGCTATGCCGAAACTGACCCGACCTTCGACGTCGAGGGTTACGACACCGCCCACAAGCTCTCGATCCTCGCCACGCTCTGCTTTGGCTACGAGATCGCCCCGGACAAGATGCGCGTCGAGGGTATCTCTTCGATCACCCAGCACGACATCCAGGTCGCGGCCGACCTCGGCTACAAGATCAAGCTGCTCGGCATTGCCGAGCGCACGGAAAGCGGCATCGAGCAGCGCGTCCACCCCACCTTCGTGCCCAAGGGCAGCGCCATTGCCGGTGTCGATGGGGTGATGAACGCGGTCGCGCTCGAAACCGACCATGTGCACGAACTGCTGCTTGCCGGTCCCGGCGCCGGTGGCCCGCCGACCGCCTCATCGGTTCTGTCCGATATTCTCGACATTGCCCGTGGCACGCGCGTGCCGCCGCTGGGCGTGCCGAGCGACGAGCTGCTGCCCTATGTCGAGGCGCCGATGCGCGCACATGAAGGCGGCTTCTACATCCGCCTCAGTGCCAAGGATGTCCCGGGTGCGCTCGCGGCCATTGCGACGCGCATGGGCGACAAGTCGATTTCCATCGATTCGGTCATTCAGCGTTCCGATCTGGGAGCCAAGGCAGTGGCCCCCGATGGCTCGCCGGCCCGCACGGTAGTGATGATTACCCAACAGACTTTGGAATCATCGGTGCGCGAAGCGCTTGCACAGATCGCCGCTGACGGTTTCATTGTCGGCGAACCGCAATTGATCCGCATCGAACGGCTCTGA
- the rlmC gene encoding 23S rRNA (uracil(747)-C(5))-methyltransferase RlmC, with protein MKTGLSTVMHCDYFDRGVCRSCTLMGTPYDDQIAAKTAHAKDLLAAWPDAVWLPPMVSRPEGFRNKAKMVVGGTADAPTLGILDPTQHGVDLTGCGILADGLRVAFEPIKRFIARARIAPYDVPSRRGELKHVLLTESADGALMLRFVLRSTEPVGRMQKHLAELLAALPQLVVVTANLLPEHKAVLEGDEEILLAGSETLPMRLGDIVLHLRPASFFQTNTDIAIGLYHQARDWVDERGARSIWDLYCGVGGFALHVAAPGRRVHGIEISAPAVASAQLSASEAGLTDVSFAVGDATALGAGNPPDVVIVNPPRRGLGDQLCETLEATGVATIIYSSCNAVTLARDIAALPSYRPERIRLFDMFPQTDHYEAMVLLTRHPAQ; from the coding sequence GTGAAAACAGGTCTCAGCACGGTTATGCACTGCGACTACTTCGATCGGGGCGTCTGCCGCTCGTGCACCCTTATGGGCACGCCCTATGACGACCAGATCGCCGCCAAGACGGCGCACGCCAAAGATCTGCTGGCTGCCTGGCCGGACGCCGTCTGGCTCCCGCCGATGGTCAGCCGACCCGAAGGTTTTCGGAACAAGGCGAAAATGGTGGTGGGCGGCACGGCCGACGCGCCCACTCTCGGTATTCTCGATCCGACCCAGCATGGGGTCGATCTCACTGGTTGTGGCATCCTCGCGGACGGGCTGCGGGTGGCCTTCGAGCCGATCAAGCGTTTCATCGCGCGCGCCCGCATAGCGCCCTATGATGTTCCGAGCCGCCGCGGCGAGCTCAAGCACGTGCTCCTGACCGAATCTGCCGATGGCGCGCTGATGCTGCGCTTTGTGCTGCGCTCCACCGAGCCTGTCGGCCGGATGCAAAAGCACCTCGCCGAACTGCTGGCGGCCTTGCCGCAGCTGGTCGTGGTCACCGCAAACCTCCTGCCCGAGCACAAGGCCGTGCTGGAAGGGGATGAGGAAATCCTCCTCGCCGGTAGCGAAACCCTGCCGATGCGGCTGGGCGACATTGTCCTTCATCTCCGGCCGGCAAGTTTTTTCCAGACCAATACCGACATCGCCATCGGACTTTATCACCAGGCGCGGGACTGGGTCGATGAGCGCGGCGCACGATCGATCTGGGACCTTTATTGCGGAGTAGGGGGCTTCGCCCTCCATGTGGCAGCGCCGGGTCGTCGCGTTCATGGCATAGAGATCAGCGCGCCCGCCGTCGCGTCGGCGCAGCTGAGTGCATCCGAGGCCGGCCTCACCGACGTGTCCTTCGCCGTCGGCGATGCTACCGCTCTTGGGGCCGGCAACCCGCCCGACGTCGTAATCGTCAACCCGCCACGCCGCGGCCTTGGTGACCAGCTCTGCGAAACGCTCGAAGCGACCGGCGTTGCGACCATCATCTATTCGAGCTGCAACGCGGTCACGCTCGCCCGCGACATCGCTGCCCTGCCTTCCTATAGGCCCGAGCGCATCCGGCTTTTCGATATGTTTCCCCAGACCGACCACTACGAAGCGATGGTTCTGCTGACACGCCACCCAGCGCAATAG
- a CDS encoding LL-diaminopimelate aminotransferase: protein MSEVFHRIRRLPPYVFAHIDPIKAKARAEGVDIIDLGMGNPDMPTPDHIVEKLQETVKDGRTHRYSTSRGISGLRKAQASYYGRRFGVKLNPDTQVVATLGSKEGFANMASAITAPGDVVLVPNPTYPIHSFGFIMSGGVVRSMPAEPGEDFMRALDRGVRHSIPKPIALVLNYPANPTAYTADLDFYTEVVKYCKANDILILSDLAYSEIYFDEKEPPPSILQVPGAIDISVEFTSMSKTYSMPGWRVGFAVGNERLIAALARVKSYLDYGAFTPIQVAAVAALNGSDDVIEEVRKVYKHRRDVMVESFGRVGWDIPVPKATMFAWAPIPAQFAHLGSLEFAKMLVQETGVAVAPGVGFGEYGDQYIRLAFVENEQRIRQAARNIKKLLGSKGDQGNVVPLAGGTK, encoded by the coding sequence ATGAGCGAAGTTTTCCACCGTATCCGTCGCCTCCCGCCTTATGTTTTTGCCCATATCGACCCGATCAAGGCCAAGGCGCGCGCTGAGGGAGTCGATATCATCGACCTCGGCATGGGCAATCCGGACATGCCGACGCCCGACCACATCGTCGAAAAGCTGCAGGAAACGGTCAAGGACGGTCGCACCCATCGCTATTCCACTTCGCGTGGCATTTCCGGTCTCCGCAAGGCCCAGGCCAGTTATTACGGTCGCCGCTTTGGCGTGAAGCTGAACCCCGACACGCAGGTCGTGGCGACGCTCGGCTCCAAGGAAGGCTTCGCCAACATGGCTTCGGCCATCACCGCCCCCGGCGACGTGGTGCTGGTGCCAAATCCGACCTATCCGATCCATTCGTTCGGCTTCATCATGTCGGGCGGCGTTGTTCGCTCCATGCCGGCTGAGCCGGGTGAAGACTTCATGCGCGCGCTCGATCGTGGCGTCCGTCACTCGATCCCCAAGCCCATCGCGCTGGTGCTGAACTACCCGGCCAACCCGACCGCCTACACGGCCGACCTCGATTTCTACACCGAGGTGGTCAAGTACTGTAAGGCCAACGACATCCTGATCCTGTCCGATCTCGCCTATTCCGAGATCTATTTCGACGAGAAGGAGCCGCCGCCGTCGATCCTGCAGGTGCCGGGCGCGATCGACATTTCGGTGGAGTTCACCTCGATGTCGAAGACCTATTCCATGCCGGGCTGGCGCGTTGGCTTTGCCGTCGGCAACGAGCGCCTGATCGCCGCTCTGGCGCGCGTGAAATCCTACCTCGACTACGGTGCTTTCACGCCGATCCAGGTTGCGGCCGTCGCTGCGCTCAATGGCTCCGATGATGTCATCGAGGAAGTCCGCAAGGTCTATAAGCACCGTCGCGACGTCATGGTGGAAAGCTTTGGTCGCGTCGGCTGGGATATTCCGGTTCCCAAGGCCACCATGTTTGCCTGGGCGCCGATCCCTGCCCAGTTCGCCCACCTCGGCTCGCTCGAATTTGCCAAGATGCTGGTTCAGGAAACCGGTGTGGCCGTGGCTCCGGGCGTCGGCTTTGGCGAATATGGCGACCAGTACATCCGCCTCGCTTTCGTCGAGAACGAGCAGCGCATCCGTCAGGCCGCGCGCAACATCAAGAAGCTGCTGGGCTCCAAGGGCGACCAGGGCAACGTGGTGCCGCTCGCTGGTGGCACGAAGTAA
- a CDS encoding glycosyltransferase gives MKRIALVTIGTQGDVQPYLALAIALQERGYTVALGATEEFEDLVTGYGLEFHSLGPSIQSFLKESRFESAMSTSMLINGPSLLRQGQQIVDTAARSAWRMCQGADAIIVNMNTSFGIDIAEALKIPAIMTALQPLNSTSEFPLSMYYVADDLGPTLNKLSYTAATMQQAYWNLPRNRLRRELMGLDARNMGGVFTNTDGSALTTLYAYSTAVSPRPRDWPKTALVTGYWNLRDRSGWEPTPEFEAFLSAGEAPVYIGFGSMPFGAERNTRILKEAMALWGGRAVVARGWGGIDPRDLPDTIFAIEKAPHDRLFRYVSAVVHHGGAGTTSAGLHLGRPTFVVPQAMDQPYWGRRVYELGCGPKPIRLRKLTAETLAQSLTDLTSNEAYRRNAAELAEKLRSEDGVDRAIKVIERVMANFVPRAAKVERKKTKAKKLSLKKAV, from the coding sequence TTGAAGCGTATTGCCCTGGTGACGATCGGCACGCAAGGCGACGTTCAGCCCTATCTCGCCCTGGCCATTGCGCTTCAGGAGCGCGGATATACGGTTGCACTCGGCGCGACCGAAGAATTCGAGGATCTGGTCACCGGCTACGGGCTTGAGTTCCACTCGCTTGGACCCTCGATCCAGTCCTTCCTCAAGGAATCACGGTTTGAAAGCGCGATGAGCACTTCCATGCTCATCAATGGCCCATCCCTCTTGCGCCAGGGCCAGCAGATCGTCGATACCGCGGCGCGCTCGGCCTGGCGCATGTGCCAGGGCGCTGACGCCATCATCGTCAACATGAACACCAGCTTCGGCATCGACATCGCCGAGGCGCTGAAGATCCCGGCGATCATGACGGCGCTGCAGCCGCTCAACTCGACCAGCGAGTTTCCGCTGTCGATGTATTATGTCGCCGATGACCTCGGCCCCACGCTCAACAAGCTCTCCTATACCGCCGCCACCATGCAGCAGGCCTATTGGAACCTGCCGCGCAATCGCCTGCGCCGCGAGTTGATGGGGCTCGATGCGCGCAATATGGGCGGCGTCTTCACCAATACCGATGGTTCGGCACTCACCACGCTCTACGCCTATTCCACGGCCGTCAGCCCGCGTCCGCGCGACTGGCCCAAGACTGCGCTCGTCACCGGCTACTGGAACCTTCGCGATCGCAGCGGCTGGGAGCCGACGCCGGAATTTGAAGCTTTCCTCTCGGCAGGCGAAGCGCCGGTTTATATCGGATTTGGCTCCATGCCCTTTGGCGCCGAGCGCAATACGCGCATCCTCAAGGAAGCCATGGCGCTCTGGGGCGGCCGCGCCGTCGTCGCACGCGGCTGGGGCGGCATCGATCCACGGGACCTGCCCGATACGATCTTTGCCATCGAAAAAGCACCGCACGACCGTCTGTTCCGCTATGTCAGCGCCGTGGTGCACCATGGCGGTGCCGGCACGACCTCGGCGGGCCTCCACCTCGGGCGCCCGACCTTTGTGGTCCCGCAGGCCATGGACCAGCCATACTGGGGTCGTCGCGTCTATGAGCTGGGCTGCGGCCCCAAACCCATTCGCCTGCGCAAGCTGACGGCAGAAACGCTGGCCCAGTCGCTGACAGATCTCACCAGCAACGAAGCCTATCGCCGCAATGCCGCCGAACTGGCCGAAAAGCTGCGCAGCGAGGATGGTGTCGATCGGGCGATCAAGGTGATCGAGCGTGTCATGGCCAATTTCGTGCCCCGCGCCGCTAAGGTCGAGCGCAAGAAGACCAAGGCCAAAAAGCTCTCACTCAAGAAAGCCGTATAG
- a CDS encoding SdpI family protein, which yields MKKANIVSPSVLAGVALLIVITIIGYLLVPAEAQMPVHWGPDGKADAYLMRDWAPLMPIGLIAVMGVIFQIVLQRGPQGERALAGLRTAFAGFTLLMSVIQAGAIAITLGSNLEMVRVIVFGLGALFIAMGNILPKSQPNGFAGMRLPWTMKNPANWQATNRLSGMLMMVGGGGMALAAVLIADTSWLLAIVAICIFGPLLIGTYYSYRLSRQGQA from the coding sequence ATGAAGAAAGCCAATATTGTCAGTCCATCTGTCCTGGCGGGCGTGGCGTTGCTCATCGTCATCACCATCATCGGCTATCTACTGGTGCCGGCCGAAGCCCAAATGCCGGTCCACTGGGGGCCGGACGGCAAGGCTGACGCCTATCTCATGCGCGATTGGGCTCCGCTGATGCCAATCGGGCTGATCGCTGTCATGGGTGTGATCTTTCAGATCGTGCTGCAGCGGGGGCCGCAGGGTGAACGGGCCCTCGCAGGTCTGCGGACGGCCTTCGCCGGCTTCACCCTGCTGATGTCGGTAATCCAGGCGGGGGCCATTGCCATCACACTGGGCTCCAATCTCGAGATGGTTCGGGTGATCGTCTTCGGCCTGGGCGCGCTGTTCATCGCGATGGGCAATATCCTGCCCAAGTCGCAGCCGAACGGTTTTGCCGGCATGCGTTTGCCCTGGACCATGAAGAATCCGGCAAACTGGCAGGCGACAAACCGTCTTTCCGGCATGCTGATGATGGTGGGCGGGGGCGGTATGGCCCTGGCGGCCGTGCTGATTGCGGATACGAGCTGGCTGCTCGCCATTGTCGCCATCTGCATTTTCGGGCCGCTCTTGATCGGCACGTACTACAGCTATCGCCTGTCCCGTCAGGGCCAGGCGTAA
- a CDS encoding autorepressor SdpR family transcription factor — MGINAVFEALSHPVRRKVLALLKTGPMSAGELADHFEISRPTLSVHFAKLKEAELVAVERQGTSLIYHLNTSVLEQALADVLSLGEEK, encoded by the coding sequence TTGGGTATCAACGCCGTCTTCGAGGCGCTCTCGCATCCGGTGCGGCGCAAGGTTCTGGCGCTGCTCAAGACTGGACCGATGAGCGCCGGCGAGCTTGCCGATCATTTCGAGATCAGCCGGCCCACGCTTTCGGTCCACTTTGCCAAGCTCAAGGAAGCGGAGCTCGTGGCCGTGGAGCGACAGGGGACGAGCCTCATCTACCATCTCAATACGTCGGTGCTGGAACAGGCACTGGCCGATGTGCTTTCGCTGGGGGAAGAGAAATGA